Proteins found in one Aneurinibacillus uraniidurans genomic segment:
- a CDS encoding Lon protease family protein codes for MWKTVDKNVLDKRKVPATRLRARIDPTVFPFETTAEAEPLHDGIIGQERAVRAMEFGLQVRQAGYNLFVMGQPGTGKTTYARTKVAQLAVNKPTPADWCYVYNFSRPDYPLALSFPAGEGRVFKAYIDELFQGIERAIRSTFTGEEYEKQRQYTVQNFNNRAQELWDKLADKAEEVGFALERTPEGIATIPLVSGEPMSNEAFSQLSKEEQEVWEKKSRQLEQDAAETLRQVHLIERELAQTIASMNKDSARHAVYHLFQPLYKLYRDEQVQAYIKAYEENVIENYQLFTEQEKEADPMESLLEPDRKSAYYRYRVNVVVDNSEVEGAPVVFETNPSYYNLFGRMEYRSTLGTMTTDFTMIKPGALHLANGGYLIMQAGELLRNPYAWHVLKRTLKIASIQIENVAEEQGLVAASGLKPEPIPLQVKVVLIGDYDVYRALAEWDDDFSELFQVNVEFDTEMKNEQANHLAFASFVRSYGEKEGLRPFHRSALAGLIEHSARLAEDQRKLTTGFQAVTRLLVEAAFWAEQEASDIVYGQHVQKALAEQEYRSNGMDERMREMIEDGTIMVDVTGERVGQINGLAVLQIGEYAFGQPHRITAQTFIGRSGIINIERETSLSGQIHHKGLLILSGYLAGKFAQDKPLPLSASITFEQTYSMIDGDSASSTELYALLSSLSDIPIRQGIAVTGSVNQWGEIQPIGGVNEKIEGFFAVCRALGLTGEQGVIIPHQNVKNLMLRREVVEAVESGTFHIWQVRTIEEGIEILTGIEAGMYEEKTGYLDGTLFAAVNKRLERMAAVGSDSADLVIDVDSDVVQQIIRQESGK; via the coding sequence ATGTGGAAAACTGTAGACAAGAATGTGTTAGATAAACGAAAAGTACCGGCAACCCGCCTACGAGCTCGGATTGATCCAACTGTATTTCCATTTGAAACAACCGCCGAAGCAGAACCGCTGCATGACGGAATCATCGGGCAAGAACGAGCGGTTCGGGCCATGGAGTTCGGACTGCAAGTTCGGCAGGCCGGATACAATCTTTTTGTCATGGGGCAGCCTGGGACTGGAAAGACGACATACGCCCGGACAAAAGTCGCACAGCTTGCCGTAAACAAGCCAACACCTGCTGACTGGTGTTACGTATATAACTTCTCGCGTCCGGATTACCCGCTTGCGCTATCGTTTCCAGCGGGAGAAGGCCGTGTTTTTAAAGCATATATAGATGAGTTGTTCCAGGGAATCGAGCGTGCAATCCGGTCTACCTTCACCGGAGAGGAATATGAAAAGCAGCGTCAGTATACGGTACAGAACTTCAATAATCGCGCACAAGAATTATGGGACAAGCTAGCGGATAAAGCAGAAGAAGTAGGCTTTGCGCTAGAGCGTACTCCTGAAGGGATTGCGACCATTCCGCTTGTATCTGGCGAGCCAATGAGCAATGAGGCATTTAGCCAATTATCTAAAGAAGAGCAGGAAGTCTGGGAGAAAAAAAGCAGACAGCTTGAACAAGACGCGGCGGAGACACTGCGTCAGGTACATCTGATTGAGCGAGAGCTTGCACAGACTATTGCTTCGATGAACAAAGACTCGGCCCGCCATGCAGTCTATCATCTGTTCCAGCCTTTGTATAAGCTATACCGCGATGAACAGGTACAGGCGTATATAAAAGCATACGAGGAAAATGTGATCGAAAACTATCAACTGTTCACCGAGCAGGAAAAAGAAGCAGATCCGATGGAAAGCTTGCTTGAACCCGATCGGAAAAGCGCGTACTACCGTTACCGTGTCAATGTGGTAGTGGACAACAGTGAAGTGGAAGGAGCGCCCGTCGTCTTTGAGACGAATCCGTCCTATTATAATTTGTTTGGAAGGATGGAATATCGCAGTACGCTTGGTACGATGACGACTGACTTCACGATGATCAAGCCAGGTGCCCTACATCTAGCAAATGGGGGCTATCTGATTATGCAGGCTGGTGAATTGCTGCGGAATCCGTATGCCTGGCATGTTTTAAAACGAACCTTAAAAATTGCCAGCATCCAGATTGAGAATGTAGCGGAAGAGCAGGGACTTGTGGCGGCAAGTGGGCTGAAGCCAGAGCCGATTCCTCTTCAAGTCAAAGTCGTATTGATCGGAGATTACGATGTGTACCGCGCACTTGCAGAGTGGGATGATGATTTTTCTGAGTTGTTCCAGGTTAACGTCGAATTTGATACCGAGATGAAAAATGAACAGGCCAATCATCTTGCGTTCGCATCGTTCGTGCGAAGCTACGGGGAAAAAGAAGGACTGCGCCCGTTTCACCGCTCGGCGCTAGCGGGGCTGATTGAACACAGCGCCCGGCTTGCGGAAGATCAACGAAAACTAACAACTGGATTTCAAGCTGTTACACGTCTGCTCGTGGAAGCTGCGTTCTGGGCTGAGCAGGAAGCAAGTGATATCGTATATGGTCAGCATGTACAAAAAGCGCTTGCTGAGCAGGAGTACCGATCCAACGGAATGGATGAGAGAATGCGGGAGATGATTGAAGACGGCACCATTATGGTCGATGTAACCGGAGAACGTGTGGGACAGATCAATGGGCTTGCGGTCCTGCAGATTGGTGAGTACGCGTTCGGCCAGCCGCACCGGATTACTGCCCAGACATTCATCGGGCGCAGCGGGATTATTAACATTGAAAGGGAAACTTCGCTAAGCGGGCAGATTCATCACAAAGGCTTGTTGATTTTAAGCGGATATTTGGCCGGAAAGTTTGCTCAGGATAAACCCTTGCCGCTATCGGCTAGTATCACATTTGAACAAACATATAGCATGATTGACGGAGATAGTGCGTCTAGTACGGAGCTGTATGCACTGCTTTCTTCTTTGTCAGATATTCCAATTCGCCAGGGAATTGCGGTTACGGGTTCCGTGAATCAGTGGGGCGAGATTCAGCCAATCGGAGGCGTAAACGAAAAAATTGAAGGCTTTTTTGCGGTATGTCGGGCGCTAGGCTTGACCGGCGAGCAAGGAGTCATCATTCCACACCAGAATGTGAAAAACTTGATGCTGCGTCGGGAAGTCGTCGAAGCAGTAGAGAGTGGAACATTCCACATCTGGCAGGTGCGGACCATTGAAGAAGGGATCGAAATTCTTACCGGTATTGAAGCAGGAATGTATGAAGAGAAAACAGGCTATCTTGATGGAACATTATTCGCTGCGGTCAACAAACGACTGGAGCGAATGGCAGCTGTCGGAAGCGATTCAGCCGATCTCGTCATTGATGTTGATTCCGATGTGGTACAACAAATTATCAGGCAAGAAAGTGGTAAATAG
- a CDS encoding argininosuccinate synthase, translating to MAKDKIILAYSGGLDTSVAIKWLQENYNYDVIAVALDVGEGKDLNFVRDKAIQVGAIKSYVVDAKELFANEFVLPALKANAMYEGKYPVVSALSRPLISKVLVDIAAEEGAVAIAHGCTGKGNDQVRFDVSITALNPDLKIVAPVREWGMSRDEEIKYAMEHNIPIPIDLDNPFSIDQNLWGRACECGELENPWNEPPKGAYDLTAHLEDTPDTPEEIEIEFVQGKPVALNGKQMLLSELILELNKIAGKHGVGRIDHVENRLVGIKSREVYEAPGAITLILAHRELEFLTQPREVAQFKPIIEQKVSQVIYEGLWFSPITDALKAFVEETQKFVTGTIRVKLFKGHAIVVGRKSESSLYDENLATYGTEDTFDHQAAIGFVKLWGLQTQVFVQTNKDKLDHTPKAVIIDKKEAVQQ from the coding sequence ATGGCAAAGGACAAAATTATTCTCGCTTATTCTGGCGGCTTAGATACTTCCGTAGCAATCAAATGGTTGCAAGAAAACTATAACTACGACGTTATTGCAGTAGCACTTGATGTCGGCGAAGGCAAAGACCTCAATTTCGTACGTGATAAAGCAATCCAGGTTGGTGCGATCAAGTCATACGTAGTCGATGCAAAAGAACTATTCGCAAACGAATTTGTACTTCCAGCTCTGAAAGCAAATGCAATGTATGAAGGTAAATATCCAGTTGTATCTGCACTGTCTCGTCCACTTATTTCAAAAGTGCTGGTTGACATCGCAGCAGAAGAAGGCGCGGTTGCGATCGCACACGGCTGCACAGGGAAAGGAAACGACCAGGTTCGTTTTGACGTTTCCATCACAGCATTGAATCCAGACCTTAAAATCGTTGCTCCAGTACGTGAGTGGGGCATGAGCCGTGACGAAGAAATTAAATATGCAATGGAGCACAATATTCCGATTCCAATCGATCTCGACAACCCGTTCAGCATCGACCAGAACTTGTGGGGACGTGCATGCGAGTGCGGTGAACTCGAAAATCCGTGGAACGAGCCGCCAAAGGGTGCGTATGACCTGACTGCTCATCTCGAAGATACACCGGATACACCAGAAGAAATCGAAATCGAATTCGTACAAGGTAAACCGGTTGCGCTGAATGGCAAACAAATGCTTCTGAGCGAACTGATTCTCGAACTGAATAAAATCGCAGGTAAGCATGGTGTAGGTCGTATCGACCACGTAGAAAACCGTCTGGTTGGGATCAAATCTCGTGAAGTATACGAAGCACCGGGTGCGATCACACTCATTTTGGCTCACCGTGAGCTTGAGTTCTTGACACAGCCGCGTGAAGTTGCGCAGTTCAAGCCGATCATCGAGCAAAAAGTTTCTCAGGTGATTTACGAAGGTCTGTGGTTCTCTCCAATTACAGATGCACTCAAAGCGTTCGTGGAAGAAACACAAAAATTCGTAACAGGTACTATTCGCGTGAAACTGTTCAAAGGACATGCGATTGTTGTGGGACGTAAATCTGAGTCTTCCCTGTACGATGAAAACCTGGCGACATACGGCACAGAAGATACATTCGATCACCAAGCAGCGATTGGGTTTGTTAAACTGTGGGGTCTGCAAACACAAGTATTCGTTCAAACAAACAAAGACAAGCTTGACCATACACCGAAAGCGGTTATTATCGATAAAAAAGAAGCGGTACAGCAATAA
- the argH gene encoding argininosuccinate lyase — MKLWGGRFTKATDKLVEEYTASIQFDQQLWKEDITGSLAHVAMLGKCGIIGEDEAATIAEGLKKVAKIIEAGKAEFTISNEDVHMNVEKMLLDEVGPVGGKLHTGRSRNDQVATDMHLYLRARVVELVALIAQVQEALLEQAKANVDTILPGYTHLQRAQPILFAHHLMAYYSMFQRDAERLMDSFKRINVLPLGAGALAGTTFPIDREYVAELLKFDAVYTNSLDAVSDRDFIIEFLSGSSLLMAHLSRLCEEMILWMSNEFNFVELDDAFCTGSSIMPQKKNPDVAELVRGKTGRVYGNLMGMLTVLKGLPLAYNKDMQEDKEGMFDTVTTLHGALSLFAPMIRTMKVKKENMRQAVAEDFSNATDLADYLVGKGMPFRQAHEVVGKSVLYCIDAGKYLLDMKLDEYKQFSELFEDDIYAALDPKQVVNARNVLGGTAKNQVEIQLNAASIDLQRTHQWVEDHEKKIDVHLL, encoded by the coding sequence ATGAAACTATGGGGCGGTCGCTTTACGAAAGCCACAGATAAGCTGGTAGAAGAATACACAGCATCGATTCAGTTCGACCAGCAACTATGGAAAGAAGATATCACAGGCAGCCTTGCACATGTGGCGATGCTTGGAAAATGCGGCATTATCGGTGAAGATGAGGCGGCAACGATTGCGGAAGGTTTGAAAAAAGTAGCGAAAATCATTGAAGCAGGCAAAGCCGAGTTCACGATTTCGAATGAAGACGTACATATGAACGTCGAAAAAATGCTGCTTGATGAAGTGGGACCAGTTGGCGGCAAGCTGCATACAGGCCGCAGCCGTAACGATCAGGTGGCGACTGACATGCACCTGTATTTGCGTGCGCGTGTTGTCGAACTCGTAGCATTGATTGCGCAAGTACAGGAGGCTCTTTTAGAGCAGGCAAAAGCAAACGTGGATACTATTTTACCAGGCTATACGCATCTGCAGCGCGCACAGCCGATTTTGTTCGCCCATCATTTGATGGCTTATTACTCTATGTTCCAGCGTGATGCGGAACGCTTGATGGATAGCTTCAAGCGTATTAATGTGCTGCCGCTTGGCGCAGGTGCGCTTGCGGGTACAACATTCCCGATTGACCGGGAGTATGTAGCGGAACTGCTTAAGTTTGATGCGGTTTATACAAACAGCCTGGATGCAGTAAGTGATCGGGACTTTATCATTGAATTCCTCAGCGGGTCGTCACTTCTGATGGCGCATTTGTCTCGTCTGTGTGAAGAGATGATTTTATGGATGAGCAACGAGTTTAATTTTGTGGAGTTGGATGATGCATTCTGCACAGGATCAAGCATCATGCCACAGAAGAAAAATCCGGACGTAGCCGAGCTTGTACGTGGGAAAACGGGTCGTGTGTACGGCAATCTCATGGGAATGCTGACGGTACTGAAAGGGCTACCGCTTGCTTATAACAAGGACATGCAGGAAGATAAAGAAGGCATGTTCGATACAGTTACAACACTGCACGGTGCTCTGTCGCTGTTCGCTCCAATGATTCGGACGATGAAAGTGAAGAAAGAAAACATGCGTCAGGCAGTAGCAGAAGACTTCTCGAATGCGACTGATCTTGCGGATTATCTTGTAGGGAAAGGCATGCCGTTCCGTCAGGCGCACGAAGTTGTCGGCAAAAGCGTACTGTACTGCATTGATGCAGGAAAATATTTGCTTGATATGAAGCTTGATGAGTATAAGCAGTTCTCCGAGTTGTTTGAAGATGATATTTACGCCGCTCTTGATCCGAAGCAAGTTGTGAATGCACGTAACGTGCTCGGTGGCACGGCGAAAAACCAGGTAGAAATTCAACTGAATGCCGCTTCTATCGATTTGCAGCGCACGCATCAGTGGGTAGAAGATCACGAGAAAAAAATCGATGTGCATCTTTTATAG
- the ftsE gene encoding cell division ATP-binding protein FtsE, which translates to MIEMQDVWKTYPNGTIALQGINVRIKSGEFVYVVGPSGSGKSTFIKLMYREENANKGQIMLTAEGETFAINRIKERQIPYVRRKIGVVFQDFKLLPRLTVYENVAFAMEVIETPVKDIKPRVMEVLELVRLKHKARSLPDQLSGGEQQRVAIARAIVNNPSIIIADEPTGNLDPETSMDIMQTLLDINRRGTTVVMATHNREIVNSVRKRVIAIEAGRIIRDEQRGEYGYED; encoded by the coding sequence TTGATAGAAATGCAGGATGTATGGAAGACGTATCCGAACGGCACGATCGCGCTGCAAGGCATTAATGTTCGCATTAAAAGTGGCGAATTTGTCTATGTGGTGGGACCTTCCGGTTCGGGAAAATCAACGTTTATTAAATTAATGTACCGTGAAGAAAACGCAAATAAAGGCCAGATCATGTTGACCGCAGAAGGAGAGACTTTTGCGATTAATCGTATCAAAGAAAGGCAAATTCCGTATGTGCGTCGCAAGATTGGCGTCGTATTTCAGGATTTTAAACTGCTGCCGCGTCTGACAGTTTATGAGAACGTAGCGTTTGCGATGGAAGTTATTGAAACACCGGTCAAAGATATTAAGCCGCGTGTGATGGAAGTACTTGAGCTTGTTCGCTTGAAACATAAAGCACGCTCGCTTCCCGATCAGCTTTCTGGTGGGGAGCAGCAGCGGGTAGCCATTGCGCGGGCGATCGTAAATAACCCAAGCATCATTATCGCCGATGAGCCGACCGGGAACCTTGATCCCGAGACGTCGATGGATATTATGCAGACGCTACTTGATATTAACCGACGTGGCACCACAGTTGTGATGGCCACGCATAATAGAGAAATTGTGAATAGCGTCCGGAAGCGGGTTATTGCCATTGAAGCAGGCCGCATCATTCGAGATGAGCAGAGAGGGGAGTACGGCTATGAAGACTAG
- the ftsX gene encoding permease-like cell division protein FtsX: MKTSTMTRHLREGCKNLGRNGWMTFASISAVMITLLTLGVFLLLALNIQHLVEKVEKQVEIRVMLDVTSDQAQAKQVEAEIRKFPELQGIEFVSKQQGLNSLKQSFGKQGSLLNGLEKENPLPDSYVVKAKSPQQTGALAKKIEKIPGVKSVNYAEQTTAKLFEVTDVIRFVIVAFIFALAFTAMFVIANTIKLTIFARRREIEIMKLVGATNGFIRWPFFVEGALMGVFGAILPIVILAVSYKWLLNFVEGKLALSFLDLLPLHPLMLQVAFILLGIGAFIGIWGSMMSVRKFLRV; encoded by the coding sequence ATGAAGACTAGCACGATGACCCGTCATCTGCGTGAAGGATGTAAGAACTTAGGTCGTAACGGCTGGATGACATTTGCCTCGATCAGTGCCGTGATGATTACCCTGCTGACTCTCGGCGTGTTTCTCTTGCTGGCGTTGAATATACAGCATTTGGTTGAGAAGGTAGAGAAGCAGGTTGAGATTCGTGTTATGCTTGATGTTACGAGTGATCAGGCACAAGCTAAGCAGGTAGAAGCAGAGATACGCAAGTTTCCAGAATTACAAGGAATTGAGTTTGTCTCCAAGCAGCAAGGATTGAATAGCTTGAAGCAAAGCTTTGGAAAGCAAGGTTCGCTCTTAAATGGGCTGGAAAAAGAAAATCCGCTGCCTGATTCGTATGTCGTGAAGGCAAAATCACCACAGCAGACGGGAGCACTCGCCAAAAAGATTGAAAAGATTCCAGGTGTAAAGAGTGTAAATTACGCGGAGCAAACAACGGCAAAGTTGTTTGAGGTTACGGATGTAATCCGCTTTGTTATTGTAGCGTTTATTTTTGCGCTTGCCTTTACGGCCATGTTTGTCATCGCGAATACAATCAAGTTAACGATTTTCGCACGCCGCCGCGAGATTGAGATTATGAAGCTTGTCGGAGCAACAAATGGCTTTATTCGCTGGCCATTTTTTGTAGAGGGCGCGTTGATGGGTGTTTTCGGTGCGATCTTACCGATTGTGATTCTAGCAGTGAGCTATAAATGGCTTTTGAACTTCGTGGAAGGAAAGCTTGCACTTTCTTTTCTAGATTTACTGCCGCTTCATCCATTAATGCTGCAGGTTGCGTTTATCTTGCTCGGCATTGGTGCCTTTATCGGTATTTGGGGAAGTATGATGTCCGTGCGCAAATTCTTGCGCGTGTAA
- a CDS encoding murein hydrolase activator EnvC family protein: MKKKFLIPLVAALAITGLTPAASRAGSVSDVQQEINQIRQQSEAAKAKVGTINQQINKLHTQQQDTKEDIMSIDLKMNDTQAKIDQLNQKIQATTVELQEAAKELQAAMERVQKRDKLLKTRVTAIYEAGDISYLEVLLGSQDFADFLERLDAVKSIVDQDVTILEDNKRDRDIIEKRKNEIQANLTNLKTMQAENQQLIAEMTAQKADRERILKELEKQEGDLVEIKDEQEQAALELVNQLQRKLDEQNRANSGSGGDSGGEPSFHGNGQLSNPLPGARLSSPFGYRIHPILHTRKFHDGQDMAAPEGSTIMAAGDGVVASTGYMNGYGNTVVIYHGNGLSTLYAHIRNGGIMVSEGQRVKAGQKIAEVGATGRATGPHLHFTVIQNGQKVNPMSYIN; this comes from the coding sequence ATGAAAAAGAAATTCCTGATTCCGCTTGTAGCAGCTCTTGCAATTACGGGGCTTACTCCGGCAGCTAGCCGGGCTGGTAGTGTATCTGATGTGCAGCAGGAAATTAACCAGATTCGTCAGCAAAGCGAAGCAGCAAAGGCAAAAGTAGGAACGATTAATCAGCAGATTAATAAGCTGCACACTCAGCAGCAGGATACAAAAGAAGACATCATGAGCATTGACCTGAAAATGAATGACACGCAAGCGAAAATTGATCAATTGAATCAAAAAATCCAGGCGACAACCGTTGAGCTTCAGGAAGCTGCTAAAGAACTTCAGGCAGCGATGGAGCGCGTGCAGAAGCGGGATAAGCTGCTCAAAACACGTGTGACAGCTATCTATGAAGCAGGCGACATTTCGTATTTGGAAGTGCTGCTAGGCTCTCAGGATTTCGCAGATTTCCTGGAACGTCTGGATGCGGTCAAATCGATTGTCGATCAGGATGTAACGATTTTAGAAGATAATAAGCGTGACCGTGATATTATCGAGAAACGCAAAAACGAGATTCAGGCGAATCTGACTAACTTGAAAACGATGCAGGCAGAAAATCAGCAGTTAATTGCTGAGATGACAGCGCAGAAAGCGGATCGTGAACGCATTCTGAAAGAGTTGGAGAAGCAGGAAGGCGATCTTGTTGAAATTAAAGACGAGCAGGAGCAGGCAGCACTCGAACTGGTAAACCAGCTTCAGCGAAAACTCGATGAGCAGAACCGGGCTAATTCTGGTAGCGGTGGGGACTCAGGCGGAGAGCCTTCTTTCCACGGAAATGGACAACTTAGTAATCCGCTGCCAGGAGCGCGCTTGTCGTCTCCGTTCGGATACCGCATCCATCCGATTTTGCACACTCGCAAATTCCATGATGGACAGGACATGGCGGCTCCAGAAGGAAGCACAATCATGGCAGCAGGTGATGGGGTGGTAGCGTCAACCGGTTATATGAACGGCTATGGTAATACCGTAGTTATTTACCACGGAAACGGGTTGAGCACATTGTATGCGCATATCCGCAACGGCGGTATTATGGTGTCAGAAGGTCAAAGGGTAAAAGCCGGACAGAAAATCGCAGAAGTAGGGGCAACTGGACGTGCGACCGGGCCGCATCTTCATTTTACAGTGATTCAAAACGGACAGAAAGTAAATCCGATGTCATATATAAATTAA
- a CDS encoding S41 family peptidase, with translation MVVKRRTFITIILLAVVCTSIVTLAAAKYVGQAWGSSGTAGNKQEMVTAPNPELAKIYEAYQIIQGTALEKREQTKLIDGAIDGMVKTLDDPFSDYMNQKETKDFNSSIQSTFEGIGAEVTLKNDKVTIVSPFKGSPAERAGLRPGDQILKVNGKSLSGMSLTDAVLQIRGPKGTKAELEIMRAGLSDPMQITVVRDDIPVETVYADTVEKDGKTYGKIEITQFSENTAQHFENELKKLEAKNISGLIVDVRGNPGGLLKSVEAIGNLLVPNKGIILQIQYSDGRKDIVRSDLKQAKYPVVILTDKGSASASEILAGALQENGYKVVGDQSFGKGTVQNTIPLEDDSQLKITVAKWLTPKGNWIHKKGITPDVKINQPDYFTAAPISDKTELVRDMNSADVKNLQLILKGLGQAPGRQDGYFDSHTETAVKAFQSLHQLPMTGRVDKKTAQLMQEELITRIRDPKNDLQMQGALEVLSREAK, from the coding sequence GTGGTAGTGAAACGCCGCACATTCATCACCATCATTCTGTTAGCTGTTGTATGTACAAGCATCGTGACGCTTGCGGCTGCCAAATACGTTGGACAGGCGTGGGGCAGCAGTGGTACAGCAGGAAATAAGCAGGAGATGGTGACGGCACCGAACCCGGAACTGGCGAAGATTTACGAAGCGTACCAGATCATTCAGGGAACGGCTCTGGAGAAGCGGGAACAAACTAAGCTGATTGACGGTGCTATCGACGGCATGGTTAAGACGCTCGATGACCCATTCTCCGATTACATGAATCAGAAAGAAACGAAAGATTTCAACTCATCCATTCAGTCCACCTTTGAGGGGATTGGGGCCGAAGTCACGCTGAAAAATGATAAGGTGACAATTGTTTCCCCGTTCAAAGGTTCTCCTGCGGAACGTGCAGGCTTGCGTCCAGGAGATCAGATCCTAAAAGTAAATGGAAAAAGCTTGAGCGGTATGAGCTTAACGGATGCCGTTCTACAGATTCGTGGACCAAAAGGAACGAAAGCAGAGCTTGAAATCATGCGAGCCGGTCTATCTGATCCGATGCAGATTACGGTTGTCCGGGATGATATTCCGGTTGAAACCGTATATGCGGACACTGTTGAGAAGGATGGCAAAACGTACGGTAAGATCGAGATTACACAGTTCTCTGAAAACACCGCGCAGCATTTTGAAAATGAACTGAAGAAGCTCGAAGCCAAAAACATTAGCGGTCTGATTGTGGATGTACGAGGCAATCCAGGAGGCCTGCTGAAATCAGTAGAGGCAATCGGGAATCTCCTCGTACCGAATAAAGGGATTATCCTTCAGATACAGTACAGTGATGGTCGCAAAGACATCGTTCGTTCTGATCTTAAGCAGGCGAAGTATCCGGTTGTAATCTTAACGGATAAAGGAAGTGCGAGCGCATCGGAGATTCTTGCGGGAGCCCTTCAGGAAAATGGCTACAAAGTAGTCGGTGACCAGTCATTCGGGAAAGGAACCGTACAGAATACGATTCCGTTAGAAGATGACAGTCAGTTGAAAATCACAGTCGCCAAGTGGCTGACGCCGAAAGGAAACTGGATTCACAAAAAAGGCATCACACCGGATGTGAAAATTAATCAACCGGACTATTTCACGGCGGCTCCGATTTCGGACAAAACAGAGCTTGTGCGTGATATGAACAGTGCGGATGTGAAAAACTTACAATTGATTCTCAAAGGGCTTGGCCAGGCACCGGGGCGTCAGGATGGCTATTTTGATAGTCATACGGAAACAGCAGTAAAAGCATTCCAGAGTCTGCACCAGCTCCCGATGACGGGACGAGTAGATAAGAAGACAGCACAGCTGATGCAGGAAGAGTTGATTACGCGTATTCGTGATCCGAAGAATGACTTGCAAATGCAGGGTGCGTTGGAAGTATTGTCAAGAGAAGCAAAATGA
- a CDS encoding PDZ domain-containing protein: MIDWSTFLVDLLIQIPRTLLSPALYAFILLLFWYASRQIKQERRLFSVRVTSAPREIVQALVPGIIVGAAISILLLGFGIALSYFDVLSLWIGSLLLGLIAPRFAAAGYAGGVLIVLSALFRQVDASGTGLFASLAGWMQQVHAPAIAALLGLLYVAEGILLRRPSLYGCSPMLLTSQRGLVVGAYRVRRLWLVPLITFIADGTGSYSFVLPSGWPWWAGAAVLSLLPLPLMIGHEDTAIVATPDEQMRRPGTWIMGLGLLIFVLGYLGTYWLPFAVLGGVLALAGHGTLRMYSRWQQKLHAPLYVQRNKGVCVLGVLPGSPADEMEIVTGDVIMRVNGQSIAGVEDLYPALQQQSAFCKMEVLNRDGHIKYVQRSVYQGDHHQLGLILAPEATGEMVGVSRMRRGGLLERNHQPMDEPESSVPLDQGKDVSF; the protein is encoded by the coding sequence ATGATAGACTGGTCTACTTTTTTGGTTGATCTGCTTATACAAATTCCGCGTACGCTGCTTAGTCCAGCACTGTATGCGTTTATTCTCTTGCTCTTCTGGTATGCAAGTCGGCAGATTAAACAGGAACGGCGCCTTTTTTCCGTGCGGGTGACGTCTGCACCACGTGAGATTGTACAGGCACTTGTTCCGGGGATCATAGTCGGAGCGGCGATATCGATTCTCTTGTTGGGATTCGGCATTGCATTGTCATACTTCGATGTATTGTCACTCTGGATTGGGAGTTTACTTCTGGGATTGATTGCTCCGCGTTTTGCGGCGGCGGGATATGCGGGTGGTGTGTTGATCGTGCTGTCTGCGCTATTCCGTCAGGTGGATGCGAGTGGGACGGGCCTATTCGCGTCGCTGGCAGGGTGGATGCAGCAGGTGCATGCTCCGGCAATTGCGGCACTGCTTGGCCTTTTATATGTGGCAGAAGGGATATTATTGCGGCGCCCTTCATTATACGGCTGTTCGCCGATGCTGCTTACTAGTCAGCGGGGGCTTGTGGTGGGAGCGTACCGTGTACGTAGGTTGTGGCTCGTCCCGCTGATCACGTTCATTGCAGATGGAACAGGCTCTTATTCATTTGTACTGCCGTCCGGCTGGCCTTGGTGGGCAGGCGCTGCGGTTTTAAGTCTGCTTCCCCTTCCGCTTATGATTGGACATGAGGATACGGCGATTGTCGCGACACCGGACGAGCAGATGCGCAGGCCTGGTACATGGATAATGGGGCTCGGTCTGTTGATTTTTGTGCTTGGTTATCTTGGCACGTACTGGTTACCGTTTGCTGTGCTGGGTGGCGTACTGGCGTTGGCCGGGCATGGTACCTTGCGTATGTACAGCCGCTGGCAGCAGAAGCTTCATGCACCATTATATGTGCAACGGAATAAAGGGGTATGCGTGCTGGGAGTTCTGCCGGGGAGTCCGGCGGATGAGATGGAGATTGTGACGGGCGATGTGATCATGCGAGTGAATGGACAGAGCATTGCTGGGGTAGAGGACTTGTATCCGGCGTTGCAGCAGCAGTCCGCCTTTTGTAAAATGGAAGTGTTGAATCGGGACGGACATATTAAATATGTGCAGCGCTCGGTATACCAGGGAGATCATCATCAGCTCGGATTGATTTTGGCACCGGAAGCAACAGGAGAGATGGTAGGGGTGTCCCGAATGCGTCGCGGGGGGCTTTTGGAACGAAATCATCAGCCGATGGATGAACCTGAATCGAGTGTGCCGTTGGATCAAGGAAAGGATGTTTCATTTTGA